One part of the Desulfonema ishimotonii genome encodes these proteins:
- a CDS encoding VWA domain-containing protein encodes MPRMMPKDDNMQVTQIPGPGTFQFSAVRPENLGATEYTLVTIVVDETSSVISFADDLLKTVKSILEACQKNPRAENLMVRLMSFNDKQTEIHGFKPLSAIRISDYLPFRPSGMTALYDATYGAVGATLTYAKLLTDQDFEVNGAIYVITDGMDNMSGVTPAMIADKVADAKNDDAIESMITVLVGLREPGTGNNGVGQYLQQFQQDAKLTRYVDVGDATSGQLARLAQFVSHSISSQSQALGTGVMSQPLTF; translated from the coding sequence ATGCCCAGAATGATGCCCAAAGACGACAATATGCAAGTGACTCAGATTCCTGGTCCCGGCACCTTCCAGTTTTCGGCTGTCCGGCCTGAAAACCTGGGGGCCACCGAGTATACCCTCGTGACCATCGTGGTGGATGAGACCAGCAGCGTGATCAGTTTTGCCGATGATCTGCTGAAAACCGTCAAATCAATCCTTGAGGCGTGCCAAAAAAATCCCAGGGCGGAAAACCTCATGGTCCGGCTGATGAGCTTTAATGACAAACAGACTGAGATTCACGGATTCAAACCGCTTTCGGCCATCCGCATCAGCGATTACTTACCGTTCCGGCCTTCGGGAATGACGGCCCTTTACGACGCCACCTACGGGGCTGTGGGGGCCACGCTGACCTATGCAAAGCTTCTGACAGACCAGGATTTTGAGGTCAACGGCGCGATTTATGTCATCACCGACGGCATGGACAACATGTCCGGGGTGACGCCCGCCATGATCGCGGATAAGGTCGCGGATGCGAAAAACGACGATGCCATCGAATCCATGATCACGGTGCTGGTGGGACTCCGGGAGCCGGGAACCGGAAACAACGGCGTGGGCCAGTATCTGCAACAGTTTCAGCAGGACGCGAAACTGACCCGGTATGTGGATGTGGGGGACGCGACCTCCGGCCAGCTTGCCAGACTCGCGCAGTTTGTCAGCCACAGCATCAGCAGCCAGAGCCAGGCCCTGGGGACCGGTGTCATGTCCCAGCCCCTCACGTTCTGA
- a CDS encoding MalY/PatB family protein has protein sequence MKYDFDEIIERAGTGSVKYDLRTKIFGTEDVIPMWVADMDFRTPDFIADAVHKQMEDPVFGYTCRDDAFFNSVAGWVKKRHGWDIRKEWITFSPGVVSGLSLSILGLTAPGDRIIIQPPVYHPFYFIVTDSGRELVQNPLVPDNGRYHMDFEHLRSVIDPDTRMMILSNPHNPGGTVWKEDELRQLGEICVENGIILLSDEIHCDLVTKAFRHTPAASVSEAISDITITCMAPSKTFNCAGLSTSVVIIPNAGMREQYNRILNAIHVGLGNIFGNAALAAAYEQGEEWLEQLLAYIGANIDYAADFFRSRIPGIRVAKPEASYLLWLDCRELGMPQEKLCEFFIREAKLGLNDGSMFGKEGEGFMRMNIGCPRSVLQEALENLEKAVKGLRAG, from the coding sequence ATGAAATATGATTTTGACGAGATAATTGAACGGGCCGGAACCGGTTCTGTAAAATATGACCTGCGTACAAAAATTTTCGGAACAGAGGACGTGATTCCCATGTGGGTTGCGGATATGGATTTCAGAACCCCGGACTTTATTGCCGATGCGGTTCATAAACAGATGGAAGATCCGGTCTTCGGATATACCTGCCGGGATGACGCCTTTTTCAATTCCGTTGCCGGCTGGGTGAAAAAAAGGCACGGGTGGGACATCCGCAAAGAGTGGATCACCTTCAGTCCGGGCGTGGTTTCGGGCCTTTCCCTCTCCATCCTGGGACTGACCGCTCCCGGAGACCGGATCATCATTCAGCCGCCGGTATACCACCCCTTCTATTTTATTGTCACCGATAGCGGCAGGGAGCTGGTGCAAAACCCCCTTGTGCCTGATAATGGCCGTTACCATATGGATTTTGAACACCTGAGATCGGTGATCGACCCGGACACCAGAATGATGATCCTGTCGAACCCCCACAATCCCGGAGGAACGGTGTGGAAAGAGGACGAACTGCGACAGCTTGGGGAAATCTGCGTGGAAAACGGCATCATTCTTCTCTCTGACGAGATTCACTGCGATCTTGTGACAAAGGCGTTTCGGCACACCCCCGCGGCGTCGGTCTCCGAGGCGATCTCCGACATCACCATCACCTGCATGGCCCCCAGCAAAACATTCAACTGCGCGGGCCTTTCGACCTCCGTGGTCATCATCCCCAATGCCGGGATGCGTGAACAATATAACAGAATCCTCAATGCGATCCATGTGGGCCTCGGCAATATTTTCGGAAATGCCGCACTGGCCGCAGCCTATGAACAGGGGGAGGAATGGCTTGAGCAGCTTCTGGCCTATATCGGGGCCAATATTGATTATGCAGCTGATTTTTTCCGCAGCAGAATCCCCGGCATCAGAGTGGCGAAACCGGAGGCCTCCTATCTGTTGTGGCTGGATTGCAGGGAACTGGGGATGCCTCAGGAGAAGCTCTGCGAATTTTTCATTCGCGAGGCAAAGCTGGGACTGAACGACGGAAGCATGTTCGGAAAAGAGGGGGAGGGCTTTATGCGCATGAACATCGGCTGTCCGCGGTCGGTTCTGCAAGAGGCCCTGGAAAATCTTGAAAAAGCGGTGAAGGGGTTGCGGGCGGGCTGA
- a CDS encoding IS4 family transposase, translating into MSKAITVVERTKALLNGNSFKADHRCNPVFFSRNRVLTFRMLILLMLRKSLKSAQLVLNEFFDKMNTGVITVTPGAFTQARSKMLHTAFIELNRKAVVETIYEKDEYEKYRGYRLLGIDGSKVTLPNERDIRQFFGSVRIANQHESTRGEYPVGIASVLYDLLNNVAIDALPGHAKSYEVDLATAHLANYKKIKDLLIFDRNYPSYFFLAFLIHSGISFLGRCSRSSFKEAREMFGRQMIQSRTVTLKPHHTKRKQIGKAGLPMKIRVRFVSVLLETGEVGVLVTSLCDEKLWPTEIFKELYNTRWGVETFYGTLKERLNLENFTGKTVESVRQDFYSTVFISGIESVLTGEARKKLSDKDDKNEYHQLVNKAVSFNTIKNHVTDLFFGESDTEILLEKLTRLFMTNPVCERKNRKFPRKRRPRASLNYHKRFKKIVF; encoded by the coding sequence ATGTCAAAAGCGATAACAGTTGTTGAGAGGACAAAAGCATTGCTGAATGGTAATTCTTTCAAAGCGGATCATCGGTGCAATCCCGTTTTTTTCAGTCGGAACCGGGTACTGACATTCCGTATGCTCATACTTCTGATGCTTCGGAAAAGTCTGAAATCCGCACAACTGGTTCTGAATGAATTCTTTGACAAAATGAATACCGGTGTGATCACAGTGACACCGGGTGCTTTCACTCAGGCCCGGAGCAAAATGCTTCATACGGCTTTTATCGAATTAAATCGTAAAGCGGTTGTTGAAACAATTTATGAAAAAGATGAATATGAAAAATACCGGGGATACCGCCTCCTGGGCATTGACGGCTCCAAAGTGACTCTGCCGAACGAACGTGATATCAGACAGTTTTTCGGATCTGTCAGAATTGCCAATCAGCATGAAAGCACCCGGGGAGAATATCCGGTCGGAATAGCTTCCGTTCTTTACGATCTTTTGAATAATGTTGCGATTGATGCGCTGCCGGGTCATGCCAAATCATATGAAGTGGATTTGGCAACGGCACATTTGGCAAATTATAAAAAAATCAAAGATCTGCTTATTTTCGATAGGAATTATCCCTCATATTTTTTTCTGGCTTTTCTGATTCATTCCGGAATCAGTTTTTTGGGACGTTGTTCCCGAAGTTCTTTCAAAGAAGCCCGTGAGATGTTCGGCAGGCAAATGATTCAAAGCCGGACAGTGACATTGAAACCGCATCATACAAAAAGAAAACAGATCGGAAAAGCCGGACTTCCCATGAAAATCAGAGTGCGCTTTGTCAGTGTGTTGCTTGAAACCGGAGAGGTCGGGGTTCTTGTCACCTCCCTTTGCGATGAAAAACTCTGGCCCACGGAAATTTTCAAAGAACTTTACAATACCAGATGGGGAGTGGAAACATTTTACGGCACACTGAAAGAACGTCTTAATTTGGAAAATTTCACCGGTAAGACCGTTGAAAGTGTCAGGCAGGATTTTTATTCAACTGTTTTTATCAGCGGGATCGAATCCGTTCTGACCGGGGAAGCTCGGAAAAAACTTTCGGATAAAGATGACAAAAACGAATATCATCAGCTGGTTAACAAAGCTGTTTCATTCAATACGATAAAAAATCATGTCACAGATTTGTTTTTCGGAGAATCGGACACTGAAATCCTTTTGGAAAAACTTACGAGATTATTTATGACAAATCCCGTATGTGAAAGAAAGAACCGCAAATTCCCCAGAAAAAGACGACCAAGGGCCAGTCTGAACTATCATAAACGGTTTAAAAAAATAGTTTTCTGA
- a CDS encoding protein phosphatase 2C domain-containing protein yields the protein MMKLNADHYFTGKNRHRPCEDYAVSGTEPVPYAILADGCSASPGSHTGAMLLALSARREVRRIFRRGAAQSVPDYEALGRAVIRRAARMARLADLPETALDATLMTAFVTAETVIVHAYGDGFIIAKRRGKPDLCVAEIRYETNAPYYLSYQTDRARNRRYGVEMDGAKVIQCDGESLRVGYDAPVCYRFPVREFSLVALASDGLASFADKIAPEKGLIPATDMIREFTAFRNFNGQFVRRRARRAVTTCEKRGVVSTDDISVAAIYAEEETP from the coding sequence ATGATGAAACTGAATGCGGATCATTATTTTACGGGCAAAAATCGGCACAGGCCGTGTGAGGATTATGCGGTGTCCGGCACGGAGCCGGTTCCCTATGCGATTCTGGCGGACGGATGTTCGGCGTCACCGGGATCGCATACCGGGGCCATGCTGCTGGCGCTCTCGGCACGGCGGGAGGTTCGGCGGATCTTCCGGCGCGGCGCGGCGCAAAGCGTGCCGGATTACGAAGCCCTGGGCCGGGCCGTGATTCGCCGGGCCGCAAGGATGGCGCGGCTTGCCGATCTGCCGGAGACGGCGTTGGACGCCACGCTGATGACGGCCTTTGTGACGGCGGAGACGGTCATTGTCCATGCCTACGGCGACGGGTTTATCATCGCAAAACGGCGCGGAAAACCGGATCTCTGCGTGGCGGAAATCCGGTATGAGACCAACGCCCCCTATTATCTGAGCTATCAGACGGACCGGGCCAGGAACCGTCGGTACGGTGTGGAAATGGATGGCGCGAAGGTCATTCAGTGTGACGGCGAGTCGCTCCGGGTGGGATATGACGCGCCGGTCTGCTACCGGTTTCCCGTCCGGGAATTTTCACTGGTGGCCCTGGCATCGGACGGGCTGGCCTCTTTTGCGGACAAAATCGCACCGGAGAAAGGTCTGATACCGGCGACGGACATGATCCGGGAATTCACGGCCTTCAGGAATTTCAACGGCCAGTTCGTCAGACGCCGGGCCAGGCGGGCCGTGACGACCTGTGAAAAGCGTGGGGTGGTCAGCACCGACGATATCTCGGTGGCCGCCATTTACGCGGAGGAGGAGACGCCATGA
- a CDS encoding oxidoreductase, protein MRDPLFTPIRINTLEVKNRIFMPAMHLNMAVNYEVTDQLTAFYAERARGGAGMISVGYATVNELAGTVANIGAHKDEFIPGLARLASAISENGARSAVQLNHAGRYNFSFFINNQQPVAPSAIASRMTRETPHALESNEIREIISDFAQAALRVKKAGFDAVEVLSGTGYLISEFLSPLTNQRTDEYGGSLENRMRFGLDIMAAIRAAVGAEYPLIVRMNGNDFMPGGQGREELREYAVALAGAGVDALCVNVGWHEARVPQIVSSVPRGVFAYLSRGIKDLVDVPVIASHRINDPGLARELIADGMCDMVAMGRSLIADPYLPEKAATGRADEIIHCIACAQGCFDHLFQLKSVECLCNPRAGHEQEAGPETAETPKKVMVVGGGPGGMSAALAASERGHDVTLYEKSDRLGGQLFLAAAPPGREEFAELARDLAKQVAVKGIRTVFNAEVDTARIESEQPDAVILATGATALTPPVPGVEQPHVVQAWDVLADRTDTGKRVVIIGGGAVGVETALFLAEKGTLSGDALRFLFVNRAESPEVLYEMATKGTREVVLIEMLDKVGKDIGKSTRWGMLQDADRTGIRTRVTTKALEITESGVRVESDNEIEEIPADTVVLAAGSKPYNPLEDVLREKGIPCQVVGDAKQIARAFDAVHQGFAAGRAV, encoded by the coding sequence ATGAGAGACCCCCTATTCACTCCGATTCGGATCAACACCCTTGAGGTAAAAAACAGAATTTTCATGCCGGCCATGCACCTGAACATGGCCGTGAACTATGAGGTCACGGACCAGCTGACCGCCTTCTACGCCGAACGCGCCCGCGGCGGCGCAGGGATGATCAGTGTGGGCTATGCGACCGTCAACGAACTGGCCGGAACCGTTGCCAATATCGGGGCGCACAAGGACGAGTTCATCCCCGGACTGGCGCGGCTGGCCTCGGCCATCAGCGAAAACGGCGCACGGTCGGCGGTCCAGCTGAACCACGCGGGCCGGTACAATTTTTCCTTTTTCATCAACAATCAGCAGCCGGTGGCCCCGTCCGCCATCGCCTCCCGCATGACCCGCGAGACCCCGCACGCCCTGGAGAGCAATGAGATCAGAGAGATCATCAGCGATTTTGCGCAGGCCGCGCTGCGGGTCAAAAAGGCCGGGTTTGACGCCGTTGAGGTGTTGAGCGGCACGGGCTATCTCATCAGCGAATTTCTTTCGCCCCTGACCAATCAGCGAACCGATGAATACGGCGGGTCTCTGGAAAACCGGATGCGGTTCGGCCTGGACATCATGGCGGCCATCAGGGCGGCGGTCGGAGCGGAGTATCCCCTCATCGTGCGCATGAACGGCAATGACTTCATGCCCGGCGGACAGGGGCGCGAGGAGTTACGGGAATATGCCGTAGCGCTGGCCGGGGCCGGAGTGGATGCCCTGTGCGTCAACGTGGGCTGGCATGAGGCCAGGGTGCCCCAGATCGTCTCGTCCGTGCCACGCGGCGTGTTTGCCTACCTGTCACGGGGAATCAAAGATCTGGTGGATGTGCCGGTCATTGCCAGCCACCGGATCAATGACCCCGGACTGGCGCGGGAGCTGATCGCGGACGGCATGTGCGACATGGTGGCCATGGGCCGGAGCCTCATTGCCGACCCGTATCTGCCGGAAAAGGCCGCGACAGGCCGGGCGGATGAGATCATCCACTGCATTGCCTGCGCCCAGGGCTGTTTTGACCACCTCTTTCAGCTTAAGTCGGTGGAGTGCCTGTGCAACCCCAGGGCCGGGCATGAACAGGAGGCCGGTCCCGAAACGGCGGAGACGCCCAAAAAGGTGATGGTGGTGGGCGGCGGACCGGGCGGCATGAGCGCTGCCCTGGCCGCCTCTGAGCGGGGACATGATGTGACCCTGTACGAAAAAAGCGACCGGCTCGGCGGCCAGCTTTTTCTGGCAGCAGCACCTCCGGGGCGTGAGGAGTTCGCCGAGCTGGCGCGGGATCTGGCGAAACAGGTGGCCGTCAAAGGGATCAGAACGGTCTTTAACGCGGAGGTGGACACTGCGCGCATTGAGTCGGAACAGCCGGATGCCGTCATTCTGGCCACCGGGGCCACCGCCCTCACACCGCCCGTTCCGGGAGTGGAACAGCCCCATGTGGTTCAGGCCTGGGATGTGCTGGCAGACAGGACAGATACCGGCAAACGGGTGGTGATCATCGGCGGCGGGGCCGTGGGCGTGGAAACCGCCCTGTTTCTGGCGGAAAAGGGAACCCTTTCGGGCGACGCCCTCAGGTTTCTGTTTGTGAACAGGGCTGAAAGCCCCGAAGTGCTGTATGAGATGGCCACAAAGGGGACCAGAGAGGTGGTGCTCATTGAAATGCTTGACAAGGTGGGTAAGGATATTGGCAAATCGACCCGCTGGGGGATGTTGCAGGATGCTGACCGTACCGGCATCCGCACACGGGTGACGACCAAGGCCCTGGAAATCACCGAATCCGGCGTCCGGGTCGAATCCGATAATGAGATCGAAGAAATTCCGGCAGATACCGTGGTGCTGGCTGCCGGTTCCAAGCCTTATAATCCCCTGGAGGATGTGCTGAGGGAAAAGGGCATCCCCTGTCAGGTGGTCGGCGATGCAAAGCAGATTGCACGGGCCTTTGATGCTGTCCATCAGGGATTCGCGGCAGGCCGGGCGGTGTAA
- a CDS encoding MarR family winged helix-turn-helix transcriptional regulator, protein MERLPEDLPECLVFLLGKAYQKAHGDFKQRLRPYGLTNMQHLVLEGLWYREGMTAAELGKCLVLDKATLSGVLERLAEAGWIEKKPDPSDRRVQQLYPSDKANAMKDQLVGERKTANEEMMSRFTPEERMLLKRLLRDLM, encoded by the coding sequence ATGGAAAGATTACCTGAAGATTTACCCGAATGTCTGGTGTTCCTTCTGGGAAAAGCATATCAGAAGGCCCACGGTGACTTTAAACAACGGCTCAGACCCTACGGACTGACCAACATGCAGCACCTGGTCCTTGAGGGGTTGTGGTACCGGGAGGGCATGACGGCTGCCGAACTGGGCAAATGCCTGGTGCTGGACAAGGCCACCCTTTCCGGTGTGCTGGAGCGGCTGGCTGAGGCCGGATGGATCGAAAAAAAGCCGGACCCCAGTGACCGGCGGGTTCAGCAGCTTTATCCTTCGGATAAGGCCAATGCCATGAAAGATCAGCTGGTTGGGGAGCGAAAAACCGCCAACGAGGAGATGATGTCCCGCTTTACTCCGGAGGAGCGGATGCTGCTCAAACGCCTGCTGCGGGATCTGATGTGA
- a CDS encoding DUF4442 domain-containing protein: MTPRLFKMLINLYPPYLGTGIRVTHISEGYRDLRVEMRLRFYNRNYMGSHFGGSLCAMTDPFYMLMLIQILGPEYRVWDQSANIEFIRPGRGTVSARFSIDDRILEEIRRNTADGEKYHPVFTAEIRDDDHQIVARALKRLYIRKKQRHMEGE, encoded by the coding sequence ATGACGCCACGGCTTTTCAAAATGCTCATCAACCTCTACCCCCCGTATCTGGGGACAGGCATCCGCGTCACCCACATCTCGGAGGGTTACCGGGATCTCCGCGTGGAGATGCGCCTCCGGTTTTATAACCGCAACTATATGGGCAGCCATTTCGGCGGCAGCCTCTGCGCCATGACCGACCCCTTTTACATGCTGATGCTGATACAGATTCTGGGGCCTGAATACCGGGTCTGGGACCAGTCCGCAAACATCGAGTTTATCCGACCGGGCCGTGGGACGGTATCCGCCCGTTTCAGCATAGACGATCGAATCCTTGAGGAGATCCGACGCAACACGGCGGATGGCGAAAAATATCACCCCGTATTCACCGCAGAGATCCGGGATGATGACCATCAGATCGTGGCACGCGCCCTGAAGAGACTTTATATCCGAAAAAAACAGAGACACATGGAAGGAGAGTAA
- a CDS encoding acyl-CoA dehydrogenase family protein: MLFNPKNETYDHLDARSKEIMQKTIEFFETKGKKKLKEDYHNMVWYADFLDFVKENQVFATLLTPSDYADGDPDTRWDTSRICDFNEILGFYGLPYWYTWQVSILGLGPIWMGQNEAVKKKAAALLREGAIFAFGLSERTHGADLYSSEMTLTALGDGKYVADGGKYYIGNGNKAAMVSTFARDSETDEYVFFVADSQHENYECVQNVVAWQGYVSEYALHSYPVTDAEILTKGRDAWDSSLNTINVGKFNLGWGSIGICTHAFYEAITHAAQRNLYGKWVTDFPHIQQLFTDAYTRLVAMKFFASRAVDYMRSASPEDRRYLLFNPMVKMKVTTQGEEVINLLWDVIAARGFEKDTYFEMAAKEIRALPKLEGTVHVNMALIIKFMANYFFNPGEFPEIPKRDDAANDDFLFNQGPTRGLGKIRFHDYNIAYDSVDLPNVSIFREQIGVLKEFLMTATPSEAQSKDIDFLLNIGELFTLVAYGQLIIEKANMEKADTDLLDQIFDFMIRDFSKFALQIYSKTSSTEKQMELCMKMVRKPSVNTERFQKIWQNSVYTLKETYEMNA; this comes from the coding sequence ATGCTGTTCAATCCGAAGAACGAGACATACGATCACCTGGATGCGCGATCCAAAGAGATCATGCAAAAGACCATTGAATTTTTTGAAACCAAGGGCAAGAAAAAGCTCAAGGAAGACTACCACAACATGGTCTGGTATGCGGATTTTCTGGACTTTGTGAAAGAAAATCAGGTCTTTGCCACCCTGCTGACCCCGTCCGACTATGCGGACGGCGACCCGGACACCCGCTGGGACACGTCCCGCATCTGTGATTTCAACGAGATCCTCGGCTTCTACGGCCTGCCCTACTGGTATACCTGGCAGGTGAGCATCCTGGGGCTCGGTCCCATCTGGATGGGACAGAACGAGGCCGTAAAGAAAAAGGCCGCTGCGCTGCTGAGAGAGGGTGCGATTTTCGCCTTCGGCCTGTCGGAGCGGACCCACGGGGCCGACCTCTACTCATCCGAAATGACCCTCACCGCCCTGGGCGACGGCAAGTATGTGGCGGACGGCGGCAAATACTACATCGGCAACGGCAACAAGGCCGCGATGGTCTCCACCTTTGCCAGGGATTCGGAAACAGACGAGTATGTGTTCTTCGTGGCCGATTCCCAGCATGAGAATTATGAGTGTGTTCAGAACGTCGTGGCCTGGCAGGGGTATGTGTCCGAATACGCCCTCCACAGCTACCCGGTCACGGACGCCGAGATCCTCACCAAAGGACGGGACGCCTGGGATTCATCCCTGAACACCATCAACGTGGGCAAATTCAACCTGGGCTGGGGCAGTATCGGCATCTGCACCCACGCCTTTTACGAGGCGATCACCCATGCGGCCCAGCGGAACCTCTACGGCAAATGGGTCACGGATTTCCCCCACATCCAGCAGCTCTTCACCGATGCCTACACCCGGCTGGTGGCCATGAAGTTCTTTGCGTCACGGGCAGTGGACTACATGCGCTCGGCCTCTCCCGAAGACCGCCGCTATCTGCTCTTCAACCCCATGGTCAAGATGAAGGTGACGACCCAGGGCGAAGAGGTGATCAACCTGCTCTGGGACGTGATTGCGGCCAGAGGCTTTGAAAAAGACACCTATTTCGAGATGGCGGCCAAGGAAATCCGCGCCCTGCCCAAGCTGGAGGGAACGGTCCACGTCAACATGGCCCTGATCATCAAGTTCATGGCCAACTACTTCTTCAACCCCGGTGAATTCCCGGAGATCCCCAAACGCGACGACGCGGCCAACGATGATTTCCTCTTTAACCAGGGGCCGACACGCGGCCTGGGCAAAATCCGGTTCCACGACTACAATATCGCCTATGACAGCGTGGACCTGCCCAATGTCAGCATCTTCAGGGAGCAGATCGGCGTTCTCAAAGAGTTCCTGATGACGGCCACGCCCAGCGAGGCCCAGTCCAAAGACATCGACTTCCTGCTCAACATCGGGGAGCTGTTCACCCTGGTGGCCTACGGGCAGCTCATTATCGAAAAGGCGAACATGGAAAAGGCGGACACCGATCTGCTGGACCAGATCTTCGATTTTATGATCCGTGATTTTTCCAAATTCGCGCTCCAGATCTATTCCAAAACCAGCAGCACGGAAAAACAGATGGAACTCTGCATGAAGATGGTCAGAAAACCGTCCGTGAACACCGAGCGATTCCAGAAGATATGGCAGAACAGCGTGTACACCCTGAAAGAAACCTATGAGATGAATGCATAA
- a CDS encoding AMP-dependent synthetase/ligase translates to MTYHYEKPDNLVELIETSVAKYPDNPLFGTKNGSGEYEWMTYREAGTRIDNLRAGLAQLGIGRGDAVGIIANNRAEWPITAFATYGLGARFIPMYEKELVRIWKYIIRDGGIRVLLVATPEIYRQVQQFRDEVPGLEHVFVIGDEGDHTMAALERRGSEKPVPALRPRPDDIAVLIYTSGTTGNPKGVLLSHGNFTSNFLGGAKLFPDLKENERALSILPWAHSFGQTGELYLFIHIGGSIGFMEKVSTLVSDMEKVRPTFLIAVPRVFNKIYDGLWQQISTKGGLAKKLFVMGIGAGKKRRELSEKGGQPDLLTRLGFKIADAVVFSRIRQKFGGRLKGALSGSATMNVEIGHFFSDLGIPVYDCYGLTETTPAVTMNSPGAHRPGSVGRPIDQVKVVIDKFFTEEGFDDGEIVVYGPNVMHGYHNNPDATREVMTDDGGFRTGDRGRVDKDGYLFITGRIKEQYKLENGKYVFPSALEEEIKLVSWVENAMIYGEGRAYNICLVIPDFGVLEKYAREHNLETDPGALVKNPQVQEMIRNAISSSLKGKFGGYEIPRKYIFLSEDFSLDNGMLTQTMKLKRRAVLGQYMQDIEGLYVR, encoded by the coding sequence ATGACATATCATTACGAAAAACCGGATAATCTGGTGGAGCTGATTGAAACCAGTGTGGCAAAATATCCTGACAACCCCCTGTTCGGCACCAAGAACGGGAGCGGTGAATATGAGTGGATGACCTACAGGGAGGCCGGTACGCGCATTGACAACCTGCGGGCCGGGCTGGCGCAGCTTGGGATCGGCAGAGGCGATGCCGTGGGGATTATCGCCAACAACCGCGCAGAATGGCCCATCACGGCCTTTGCCACATACGGCCTGGGCGCACGTTTTATCCCCATGTACGAAAAAGAGCTGGTCAGGATCTGGAAATACATTATCCGGGACGGCGGCATCCGGGTGCTGCTGGTCGCCACCCCGGAGATTTACAGGCAGGTGCAGCAGTTCAGGGATGAGGTGCCCGGCCTGGAACATGTCTTTGTCATTGGGGACGAGGGGGACCACACCATGGCCGCGCTGGAACGGCGGGGCAGTGAAAAGCCTGTGCCCGCCCTCCGGCCCAGACCGGACGACATTGCCGTGCTGATCTACACCTCCGGCACGACCGGCAATCCCAAGGGGGTGCTGCTCTCCCACGGCAATTTCACGAGCAATTTCCTGGGCGGGGCCAAGCTGTTTCCCGATCTGAAAGAAAACGAACGGGCCCTCTCCATCCTGCCGTGGGCCCATTCCTTCGGCCAGACTGGCGAGCTGTATCTCTTCATCCATATCGGCGGCTCCATCGGGTTTATGGAAAAGGTCTCCACCCTGGTCTCGGACATGGAGAAAGTGAGACCGACCTTTCTCATTGCCGTGCCCAGGGTCTTCAACAAGATTTACGACGGCCTGTGGCAGCAGATCAGCACAAAGGGCGGGCTGGCGAAAAAGCTCTTTGTCATGGGCATCGGGGCCGGAAAGAAGCGGCGCGAACTGTCCGAAAAGGGGGGGCAGCCGGATCTTCTGACCCGCCTCGGATTTAAAATCGCCGATGCGGTGGTCTTCAGCAGGATCCGCCAGAAATTCGGGGGCCGCCTCAAAGGCGCATTGTCCGGCAGCGCCACCATGAACGTGGAAATCGGCCACTTCTTCTCGGATCTGGGCATCCCGGTCTATGACTGCTACGGCCTGACCGAGACCACGCCTGCCGTCACCATGAACAGTCCCGGCGCCCATCGGCCCGGCAGCGTGGGCAGGCCCATTGATCAGGTGAAGGTGGTGATCGACAAATTTTTCACCGAAGAGGGGTTTGACGACGGCGAGATTGTCGTATACGGTCCCAACGTCATGCACGGCTATCACAACAACCCCGACGCCACCCGCGAGGTGATGACCGATGACGGCGGCTTCCGGACCGGCGACCGGGGCCGGGTGGACAAAGACGGCTACCTGTTCATCACCGGCAGGATCAAGGAACAGTACAAGCTGGAAAACGGGAAATACGTGTTTCCGAGCGCCCTGGAGGAGGAGATCAAGCTGGTCTCCTGGGTGGAAAACGCCATGATCTACGGCGAAGGCCGGGCCTATAATATCTGTCTGGTGATTCCCGACTTCGGGGTGCTGGAGAAATACGCGAGAGAGCACAATTTGGAGACCGATCCGGGGGCGCTGGTAAAAAATCCGCAGGTGCAGGAGATGATCCGCAATGCCATCAGCAGCTCTCTGAAGGGCAAGTTCGGCGGATACGAGATCCCCAGAAAATACATCTTCCTGAGCGAGGACTTTTCACTGGACAACGGAATGCTGACCCAGACCATGAAGCTCAAACGGAGGGCCGTGCTGGGGCAGTACATGCAGGATATCGAGGGCCTGTATGTCCGGTGA